One window of the Haloarcula limicola genome contains the following:
- a CDS encoding DNA translocase FtsK, translating to MSETTQTQDSSYESNEELIGKAIANETVGQLTEENIGVIIESPPRFDAEEFVNILCSNARYDVGLAMVSIDEADIDDLQTRTEDSSVKLTDKVSVAVNWRNGTDTGFEWDGRIEPEKLVILVRGDHARLNSMKDFEGMVDLPLAEITREITDQMQAQKQFNDSPPAQAIWETLGTDLYDRFEIPAVADYATSTLKESEQASLDALGTELYRLRLFNDPGLNNPDEIPDRLSDNLDLVLRVSHMSNRDRRRLTNSVTKVDDSEREEREQSVAKLRRFERTGDSEILADLTYNEISEIFSTTGQSSQRRSTTSTRRDVESASVEAVFDDNDEELERLSEEFDDQYREAVEEEENRVDLEFTGDEQLTFDVNDDLYYFVEHFVTKDTFGGIIHNPEDRQSAIKNFQALRTEKFQPRGEDSSFEKLRRVAENSGKFEDLVESIDRYVTARSELDDALPGLLSAPLIRLLGDEGLLESAEDYIKAYREVQDKLDKKYREIQDVSSEGSSKLLSDFLLFDTVILEYGDDRELVLSPLHPLHLWKYSELAREMKDEKESLTEEERNFLINSVEEQPHVLRSIHVGGNYRLADETYLVQSAELDRLPVYTRIENAAEGTNSKFYDYVLDKFTSAYPPSRRHLKISVIDPLDPVDLLSDIADLAEKEEIQGATVEFAFIEDEEKPVLNGTASPSVSEDITNLFGPDNDSGEFEIVTTEYPSYDSYAEDLKGDPQHFILINDQSNFSIQTFERDAETTIHPLYVPKEFDYDLLEDKINISPSKEGVLFSEYQDLINQLYNQRQAIHNAEVNELNVEKKTIHELLDSAIWVSISSPPMNGNPFWKDNLISRERRGERDFATYSEDIDYFRRVLRRIITEYRLAPDDTDLEDIAKRIADLQQSGLLRLITRETLGSGKSRNTKGLLGSIIAVQWLQQTLADPKLTFSIDNPRTREWLNLGDSESRADILTVQFDDDGGLILDIIEIKTLEETSGAYTVKDEDGTKIVEGNAVDQVFETTDTIRGLFTGDKNLTTSPRKEALREQLYYELTSAEGMEGKQEWADRINDVFNGDAQIEINPRIVSVEVTSEATSDERIDGVTPNAQSIRVDKLPRQSIKRLIVSGIEDRDTQTTEADEANTDGIQKGGEEKKSTTTDEAIDQEEETSEETKESETSLERFGDTKQYSGEVETLKRVLNDFKIDIREIDSNDIEVGPNVIRFKIRLASHEKNASLKQRMEDIAREMAFEKEPIFEELAGTEYVALDVPRESNIVVPQRDYRTQYKPSDEIETSSLPFLAGVTPDGDVYRSDLSEAPHMLVGGATGSGKTVFLYSLIMNFMEQKGQENVEFALVDPKETDFIFFDALPNLSNGEVITDAEDAANLFEWLVEDEIPRRKQLLRESVCRDIGEYNEQNPDDQMKPIVVIIDEYSDLLQQLGEDADDTEDNVRRIAQIARAQGVHLVISTQRPSHEAIDTDLRANLDTRVAFRLPKQSDSRILIDEGGAEELGGDGDMLLKEADRTTRLQGLYVDSDDIRELINQYR from the coding sequence ATGAGCGAAACCACACAAACACAAGACAGCTCATACGAGAGCAACGAGGAACTGATCGGCAAAGCAATCGCTAACGAGACAGTCGGTCAGCTGACCGAGGAAAACATTGGAGTAATCATCGAATCGCCACCCCGGTTCGATGCTGAGGAGTTCGTCAATATCCTCTGCAGTAACGCACGGTACGATGTCGGTCTCGCTATGGTCAGCATCGATGAAGCAGACATCGACGATCTCCAGACACGGACAGAGGACTCCTCCGTCAAACTCACAGACAAAGTTAGTGTTGCCGTCAACTGGCGGAATGGCACCGACACCGGATTCGAATGGGACGGACGCATCGAACCTGAGAAACTGGTGATCCTAGTTCGGGGAGACCACGCCCGCCTGAATTCGATGAAAGATTTCGAGGGTATGGTCGACTTGCCTCTGGCAGAAATTACGCGAGAAATCACCGACCAGATGCAGGCCCAGAAACAGTTCAACGACAGTCCCCCAGCCCAAGCTATCTGGGAAACCCTTGGCACCGACCTCTACGACAGGTTCGAAATCCCTGCAGTTGCTGACTACGCAACCTCGACGCTCAAAGAGTCAGAACAAGCTTCACTCGACGCCCTCGGAACCGAACTCTACAGACTGCGGCTGTTCAACGATCCAGGGCTTAACAACCCCGACGAAATCCCAGACAGGCTTTCTGACAACTTGGACCTCGTGCTGCGGGTCTCCCACATGTCGAATAGGGATCGACGCCGCCTCACTAACAGCGTCACCAAAGTCGACGACAGCGAAAGGGAAGAACGGGAACAATCCGTAGCCAAGCTTCGACGGTTCGAACGAACAGGTGACTCGGAGATCCTCGCCGACCTGACGTACAACGAGATCAGCGAGATATTCTCCACCACCGGCCAGTCCAGCCAACGACGTTCAACCACCAGCACCCGGAGAGACGTCGAATCCGCTAGTGTGGAGGCAGTCTTCGATGACAACGACGAAGAACTGGAACGGCTTTCAGAAGAGTTCGATGACCAGTACCGAGAAGCCGTAGAGGAAGAAGAAAACCGGGTCGACTTGGAGTTTACCGGGGATGAGCAGTTGACCTTCGACGTCAATGACGACCTCTACTACTTCGTTGAGCACTTCGTCACCAAGGATACCTTCGGTGGTATCATCCACAATCCAGAGGACAGGCAGAGCGCGATCAAGAATTTCCAAGCCCTGAGGACCGAGAAGTTCCAGCCACGAGGTGAAGACAGCAGCTTCGAAAAACTCCGTAGAGTAGCTGAGAACAGCGGCAAGTTCGAAGACTTAGTTGAATCCATCGACCGATACGTAACAGCCCGCAGTGAACTCGACGATGCCCTACCAGGACTACTATCTGCCCCGCTCATCCGACTTCTCGGAGACGAAGGCCTGCTTGAATCCGCAGAAGACTACATAAAGGCATACCGCGAAGTCCAGGACAAACTGGACAAAAAGTACCGAGAGATTCAGGACGTCAGCTCCGAAGGCTCCTCTAAACTCCTCTCCGACTTCCTCCTATTCGACACTGTCATCCTCGAATACGGAGACGACAGAGAACTCGTCCTCTCCCCACTCCACCCGCTCCACCTCTGGAAGTACTCCGAACTGGCGCGAGAGATGAAGGACGAAAAAGAGTCGCTGACCGAGGAAGAACGCAACTTCCTCATCAACAGCGTCGAAGAACAGCCACACGTCCTCCGCAGTATTCACGTCGGCGGGAACTACCGACTGGCGGATGAGACCTACCTCGTACAATCCGCGGAGCTCGACAGGCTGCCAGTCTACACCCGAATCGAGAATGCTGCAGAAGGCACGAACTCCAAGTTCTACGACTACGTCCTCGACAAATTCACGTCAGCATACCCACCATCCCGACGCCACCTCAAAATCAGCGTTATCGATCCTCTAGATCCTGTAGACCTCCTCTCTGATATCGCGGACTTAGCGGAGAAAGAAGAAATCCAAGGCGCGACAGTAGAGTTCGCCTTCATCGAGGACGAAGAGAAACCTGTCCTCAACGGTACTGCCTCGCCTAGTGTCTCTGAGGACATCACTAACCTGTTCGGCCCGGACAACGACTCTGGGGAGTTCGAGATCGTTACAACCGAATACCCCAGCTACGACTCATACGCCGAGGACCTGAAAGGCGACCCACAGCACTTCATCCTGATTAACGACCAGAGCAACTTTAGCATCCAGACCTTCGAGCGTGATGCCGAGACCACAATCCACCCCCTGTACGTCCCGAAAGAGTTCGACTACGACCTACTCGAGGACAAAATCAATATCTCGCCGTCGAAAGAAGGAGTCCTCTTCTCCGAGTACCAGGACCTGATCAACCAGCTGTATAACCAGCGGCAGGCCATCCACAACGCCGAAGTCAACGAGCTCAACGTCGAAAAGAAGACTATCCACGAACTCCTCGACTCCGCGATCTGGGTCTCAATCTCCTCACCGCCAATGAACGGCAACCCGTTCTGGAAGGACAATCTAATTTCTAGAGAACGACGTGGCGAACGCGACTTCGCCACTTACTCAGAGGATATCGACTACTTCCGACGGGTCCTCCGCCGCATCATTACCGAATACCGTCTCGCGCCTGACGACACCGACTTGGAGGATATCGCGAAGAGAATCGCTGACCTGCAGCAAAGCGGCCTTCTCCGCCTCATAACCCGGGAAACCCTCGGCAGCGGAAAATCCAGAAATACAAAGGGCTTGCTTGGCTCGATTATCGCCGTCCAGTGGCTGCAACAGACGCTGGCCGACCCCAAACTGACCTTCTCCATCGACAACCCACGTACCCGGGAATGGCTGAATCTGGGGGACAGCGAGAGCCGGGCCGACATCCTTACCGTCCAGTTCGACGACGATGGCGGCCTTATCCTCGACATCATCGAAATCAAGACTCTAGAAGAAACCAGCGGCGCCTATACTGTCAAAGACGAAGACGGCACCAAGATCGTGGAAGGAAACGCCGTCGACCAAGTCTTCGAGACAACAGACACAATCCGCGGTCTGTTTACTGGCGACAAAAACCTCACTACATCGCCCCGGAAAGAGGCCCTCCGTGAACAACTGTACTACGAATTGACCTCCGCAGAAGGGATGGAGGGGAAGCAGGAGTGGGCAGACCGGATAAACGACGTATTCAACGGGGACGCCCAAATCGAGATCAACCCGAGGATCGTATCGGTCGAAGTCACCAGCGAGGCTACGTCGGACGAACGGATTGACGGCGTAACTCCGAACGCCCAGTCCATCAGGGTCGATAAGCTTCCCCGCCAGTCAATCAAGCGGCTGATTGTTAGTGGCATCGAAGACCGCGATACCCAGACTACAGAGGCAGATGAGGCAAACACAGACGGAATACAAAAAGGAGGGGAAGAAAAAAAGAGTACCACTACAGATGAGGCAATTGACCAAGAAGAGGAAACAAGTGAGGAGACCAAAGAATCTGAAACCTCGCTTGAACGGTTCGGAGACACAAAACAGTATAGCGGCGAGGTTGAAACCCTGAAACGGGTCCTCAACGACTTTAAAATCGACATCCGGGAAATCGACTCCAACGATATCGAAGTTGGGCCAAACGTAATTCGTTTTAAGATTCGGCTCGCTTCACACGAGAAGAATGCCTCTCTAAAGCAACGAATGGAGGATATCGCCCGGGAAATGGCATTTGAGAAAGAACCCATATTCGAAGAGCTCGCCGGTACTGAGTACGTTGCCCTTGACGTTCCTAGAGAGAGCAACATTGTCGTCCCTCAACGCGACTACAGGACCCAGTACAAGCCGTCCGACGAGATCGAAACATCCTCACTACCCTTCCTAGCAGGCGTCACACCAGACGGCGATGTCTACCGTTCTGACCTCTCTGAAGCACCGCATATGTTGGTCGGCGGAGCAACAGGCAGCGGGAAGACCGTGTTTCTGTACTCCCTGATTATGAACTTCATGGAGCAGAAAGGCCAAGAGAACGTCGAATTCGCCTTGGTTGACCCGAAGGAGACCGATTTCATTTTCTTCGATGCCCTTCCGAACCTTTCTAACGGCGAAGTGATTACTGACGCCGAAGACGCTGCCAACCTGTTTGAGTGGCTCGTCGAGGATGAAATTCCGCGTAGAAAACAGCTCCTGCGTGAAAGCGTCTGCCGGGACATTGGGGAATACAACGAGCAGAACCCGGATGACCAGATGAAACCGATCGTCGTCATCATCGACGAATACAGTGACCTTCTCCAGCAGCTGGGAGAAGACGCCGACGATACCGAGGACAACGTGCGGCGTATCGCCCAGATCGCACGGGCGCAAGGCGTCCATCTCGTCATCTCCACCCAGCGACCTTCACACGAGGCTATCGACACGGACCTCCGCGCTAACCTGGACACCCGGGTAGCCTTCCGACTCCCGAAACAGTCCGACTCCCGAATCCTGATAGACGAAGGTGGAGCGGAAGAACTCGGCGGCGACGGCGACATGCTCCTGAAAGAAGCAGACAGAACGACTCGTCTCCAAGGACTCTACGTGGACTCCGACGACATCCGTGAACTAATCAACCAGTACCGGTAG
- a CDS encoding TRAM domain-containing protein: MEIPPQLQCLFSAEVEESGESFVVDVPENEIQTGDLEAGKTYRVALFATESSPQPRSAGSQSDGVQEPPVEEGETRRVEIEDIGEQGDGIALVERGYVVIVPDAELGERVAVEIHNVQVNVAFAEVAERLPLDE, from the coding sequence ATGGAAATTCCGCCACAGCTGCAGTGTCTCTTTTCGGCCGAGGTCGAGGAGTCGGGTGAGTCGTTCGTGGTCGACGTTCCCGAGAACGAGATCCAGACTGGTGATCTGGAAGCTGGTAAGACATATCGAGTTGCGCTATTCGCGACCGAGTCGAGCCCGCAACCACGGTCCGCTGGCTCACAGTCAGATGGAGTACAGGAGCCGCCGGTCGAAGAAGGGGAGACGCGCCGAGTCGAGATCGAAGATATCGGTGAGCAGGGCGATGGCATCGCGCTAGTTGAACGAGGGTATGTGGTGATCGTCCCGGATGCGGAACTCGGCGAACGCGTTGCTGTTGAGATTCACAACGTGCAAGTGAATGTGGCCTTTGCTGAGGTGGCCGAGCGGCTCCCTCTTGACGAGTGA
- a CDS encoding HalOD1 output domain-containing protein, producing the protein MGETSGGLSEQIVYRVATATNSDVTELPPLHDSIDPNALETTVEGMSGGAISFRYAGHEVTVAQDGTISLEEQPTSSFTAELAP; encoded by the coding sequence ATGGGAGAAACAAGTGGGGGTCTCTCTGAACAAATCGTCTACCGGGTAGCGACAGCTACCAACAGCGACGTGACCGAGTTGCCGCCATTGCATGACAGTATTGATCCGAATGCGCTGGAGACAACCGTCGAGGGAATGTCCGGCGGTGCCATCTCATTTAGATACGCCGGACACGAGGTAACGGTCGCTCAAGACGGCACAATCAGTCTCGAAGAACAGCCGACTAGCTCTTTCACTGCGGAACTCGCTCCATGA
- a CDS encoding DUF7389 domain-containing protein yields MTGDTASDDVERVERTDIGASVEVRLKRGTGTRDEDQITIKAKGETATDALAEFEQLLAEYEAEYGDRMRAIQPTQLDES; encoded by the coding sequence ATGACCGGCGACACAGCTTCAGACGATGTTGAGCGAGTCGAACGAACAGATATCGGTGCCAGTGTCGAGGTCCGACTCAAACGGGGAACAGGCACCCGAGACGAAGACCAGATCACCATCAAAGCAAAGGGCGAGACTGCGACGGATGCTCTCGCGGAGTTCGAACAACTGCTCGCCGAGTACGAAGCAGAGTACGGCGACCGGATGCGGGCGATCCAGCCGACGCAGCTTGACGAGTCGTAG
- a CDS encoding winged helix-turn-helix transcriptional regulator: protein MSTESSCSASEGDELQELPPSAKLVAKTLEYEGKLTQSQLSESTLLPIRTVRSALRTLEENDIVIARLSTMDARQQVYSLNIESN, encoded by the coding sequence ATGTCTACTGAAAGCTCTTGCTCAGCTTCAGAGGGCGACGAGCTGCAAGAGCTGCCACCAAGTGCAAAACTGGTTGCCAAGACCCTCGAATACGAGGGCAAACTCACACAGTCGCAGCTTTCGGAGTCGACGCTTCTTCCTATTCGGACTGTTCGATCTGCGCTGAGAACACTCGAAGAGAACGACATCGTCATAGCTCGTCTCTCGACGATGGATGCTCGGCAGCAGGTCTACTCGCTCAACATCGAATCGAACTAA
- a CDS encoding transcription initiation factor IIB, translating into MSSRTLQRCESGVSTQRCPECSGDLIRTEQETHCESCGLVVEDAPVDPGPEWRSFDCGERKRTGAPRTVTRHDRGLSTEMGFPSEVDGSSKRRRRLIRQRRLHGRSKFESKRERNLAHGLGEVRRLVGALGQSKTVQEQAAKLLGEAQDADLFPGHSLESAAAAMVYAAGRCSTVIRMADVAAVAQCSEQKAWRTYRTFQTDLEIPVPVQLPVDWVPKIVSELPYSVPSAVQQHATQLAAKASESAKLNGSPVGIAAASVYLASEDADLRLTQQMISGAADISTVTLRTWYQRLVALFDT; encoded by the coding sequence ATGTCTTCACGCACTCTCCAGCGATGCGAGTCGGGCGTCTCGACACAGCGCTGTCCCGAATGTAGCGGCGACCTCATCCGGACCGAGCAAGAGACCCACTGTGAGTCGTGTGGGCTCGTCGTCGAAGACGCACCCGTCGATCCTGGACCCGAGTGGCGGTCGTTCGACTGCGGCGAGCGCAAGCGGACTGGTGCGCCGCGAACGGTGACCCGCCACGACCGAGGCCTTTCCACCGAAATGGGGTTTCCAAGCGAAGTGGATGGGTCATCGAAACGACGTCGACGGCTGATACGCCAGCGTCGGTTGCACGGACGGTCGAAGTTCGAGTCCAAGCGCGAACGGAACTTAGCGCACGGACTGGGTGAGGTGCGGCGACTCGTCGGAGCGCTGGGCCAGAGCAAGACGGTACAGGAGCAAGCCGCGAAACTGCTCGGAGAAGCCCAGGATGCGGACCTCTTCCCAGGCCACTCACTGGAGAGTGCCGCCGCGGCGATGGTCTACGCAGCTGGCCGGTGCAGTACGGTGATCCGAATGGCCGACGTCGCTGCCGTGGCCCAGTGCTCGGAACAGAAGGCATGGCGGACCTACCGGACGTTCCAGACGGACCTCGAAATTCCGGTTCCAGTCCAACTCCCAGTGGACTGGGTGCCGAAGATCGTCTCAGAGCTGCCCTATTCGGTTCCATCGGCTGTTCAACAACACGCGACACAGTTGGCAGCAAAAGCCAGTGAGTCAGCGAAACTGAATGGCAGCCCGGTCGGCATTGCCGCTGCTAGTGTCTATCTGGCGAGTGAGGACGCTGATTTGCGGTTGACGCAGCAGATGATTAGTGGAGCTGCAGATATTTCGACGGTGACGCTTCGAACGTGGTACCAACGGCTTGTCGCACTCTTCGATACGTAG
- a CDS encoding SWIM zinc finger family protein: protein MTSNPAGMDDRTVAALTEVMTVLDSVGRVRDAPGLYLVVSSSGSEYLVDMAEGRCECPDDSHRPSVTCKHRRRVAFAIGERPIPEWANQDALDDQFGLHVEADPTRAVPDGGVAQATAENNNVTRSGSGPLAIEPADDPRTKRAKREAIDVSFLQKPGRYEVQSASDSVYEVDVLEETCSCPDDASRCKHLRRVDIEIRAELVPRPDGRLPDA from the coding sequence ATGACCAGTAACCCTGCTGGCATGGATGACCGAACTGTTGCCGCGCTGACGGAGGTAATGACCGTGCTGGATTCGGTTGGACGAGTCCGAGACGCGCCGGGTCTGTACTTAGTTGTCTCCTCGTCAGGGTCGGAGTATCTGGTCGATATGGCCGAGGGACGCTGTGAGTGTCCTGATGATTCGCATCGGCCGTCAGTCACCTGTAAGCACCGCCGTCGTGTCGCGTTCGCCATTGGTGAGCGGCCGATTCCCGAGTGGGCGAATCAGGATGCTCTCGACGACCAATTTGGTTTGCACGTCGAAGCTGACCCAACACGGGCAGTCCCCGACGGCGGAGTCGCACAGGCCACTGCCGAAAACAACAATGTTACTCGGTCAGGTAGCGGCCCGCTCGCAATCGAACCGGCTGATGACCCACGAACGAAGCGAGCGAAACGCGAGGCCATCGACGTTTCATTTTTGCAAAAGCCCGGTCGGTATGAGGTGCAGTCGGCCTCAGATAGCGTGTACGAGGTTGACGTCCTCGAAGAAACCTGTAGCTGCCCGGATGACGCGTCCCGCTGTAAGCACCTTCGACGGGTCGATATCGAGATTCGTGCGGAACTGGTTCCACGGCCCGACGGCCGACTGCCCGATGCGTAG
- a CDS encoding ImmA/IrrE family metallo-endopeptidase, which yields MATIQTDLSDAETSSQQTTHSFDDSDTRADDMRDQLDAWVEDLAELTDEAQASEQFQQWLEVQSKFHDYSARNTLLIQLQCPNATKVAGYNTWQAEFDRHVQQGEDAIWIWAPIITNKCPECENSPSYHANTECEYDETEPDEWSRGLVGFRPTSVFDISQTEGEPLPDLETEAFGDADGLVEGLLAATDAIGVDATIVVPDEWEHGSARGVCERRSPTTTNPVVEVIDRENRADLASTLIHEFAHAIMHFERETGEEKSRLEVEAEAVAYIVSRHFGLDPDNSAFYLAAWDEDAPATVRDRLDRISSTAAELIGAIEN from the coding sequence ATGGCGACGATCCAAACCGACCTTTCCGACGCAGAGACGTCTAGCCAGCAAACCACGCACTCCTTCGACGATTCGGACACCCGAGCCGACGACATGCGCGATCAACTTGATGCGTGGGTCGAGGACCTTGCCGAGCTGACCGACGAAGCCCAGGCCAGCGAGCAGTTCCAGCAGTGGCTCGAGGTCCAGAGCAAGTTCCACGATTACTCGGCCCGGAACACGCTGCTCATCCAACTGCAGTGTCCCAATGCAACCAAGGTCGCTGGGTACAATACCTGGCAAGCGGAGTTCGACCGGCACGTTCAGCAAGGCGAGGACGCGATCTGGATCTGGGCACCCATCATCACCAACAAATGTCCTGAGTGTGAGAACTCGCCGTCGTATCACGCGAATACGGAGTGTGAGTACGACGAGACAGAGCCCGACGAGTGGTCCCGGGGGTTGGTCGGGTTCCGGCCAACCAGTGTGTTCGATATTTCTCAGACTGAGGGGGAGCCATTGCCCGACCTCGAAACCGAAGCGTTTGGTGATGCAGATGGGCTCGTCGAGGGTCTATTAGCGGCGACCGATGCCATTGGCGTAGATGCGACTATCGTCGTTCCCGACGAGTGGGAGCACGGGTCAGCTCGTGGAGTGTGTGAACGGCGGAGTCCAACGACGACGAATCCGGTTGTGGAGGTAATCGACCGCGAGAACCGGGCTGATCTTGCGAGTACGCTCATTCACGAATTCGCCCACGCGATCATGCACTTCGAGCGTGAGACCGGCGAGGAGAAATCCCGCTTGGAGGTCGAGGCTGAAGCGGTGGCCTACATCGTTAGTCGGCACTTCGGCTTGGACCCGGACAACTCGGCGTTCTATCTGGCGGCGTGGGACGAGGACGCGCCGGCGACGGTTCGAGACCGGTTGGATCGAATTTCGAGTACTGCAGCCGAGTTGATTGGCGCTATTGAGAATTAG
- a CDS encoding DUF6036 family nucleotidyltransferase, giving the protein MRPTFGREYIENEFQRIGDGLSEPLTVYLIGGGAMSLRDLKGATKDIDLVVPDGDAYGQLWAVLMDLGYAEIQSLDPDYRALGATSCVENDDGCRLDIFNQQVANKLVLTDGMEERSEPFLDTNQLTVRLVSNEDIFLFKLIAGRDDDIEDMNVLVQAGLDYDVIRDELEAQIERLGDDQFATFANEALVELEERYGVTTPIEDRVQELTNRYYRGLEVLQALDEPITINELAAELELDPDEVHDRLAYLSTFDRIRRDGDTVRPVE; this is encoded by the coding sequence ATGAGACCAACATTCGGACGTGAGTACATCGAGAACGAATTCCAGCGAATCGGAGACGGGCTATCTGAACCGCTCACGGTCTACCTGATTGGTGGTGGCGCGATGTCGCTGCGTGACCTCAAGGGGGCGACGAAAGATATCGACCTAGTCGTCCCAGATGGCGACGCGTACGGCCAGCTGTGGGCTGTTTTGATGGACCTCGGGTATGCGGAGATTCAATCGCTGGATCCAGATTACCGGGCGCTGGGGGCGACGAGCTGCGTCGAGAACGACGATGGGTGTCGCCTCGACATCTTTAACCAGCAAGTCGCGAACAAGCTTGTGCTCACCGACGGAATGGAAGAGCGCAGCGAGCCGTTCCTCGACACGAATCAACTGACGGTTCGGTTGGTCAGCAACGAGGATATCTTCCTGTTCAAACTGATTGCAGGCCGCGACGACGATATCGAGGACATGAATGTGCTCGTGCAGGCCGGCCTCGATTACGACGTCATCCGAGATGAACTCGAAGCTCAGATCGAGCGCCTGGGTGACGATCAGTTCGCCACGTTCGCGAACGAGGCCTTGGTCGAACTCGAGGAGCGGTACGGAGTGACCACGCCGATCGAAGACCGCGTCCAGGAGCTCACGAATAGGTACTACCGGGGGCTCGAAGTTCTCCAGGCACTCGACGAACCGATAACCATCAATGAACTGGCTGCGGAACTGGAGCTGGATCCTGACGAAGTTCACGACCGGCTCGCGTATCTCTCAACGTTCGACCGGATCCGTAGAGATGGCGACACAGTCCGTCCCGTGGAGTAG
- a CDS encoding MarR family transcriptional regulator has translation MLRRIELEVLATVDRGDTISELAAKLDHSESYLSRAVADLVEKGIVYTERDGRRKRVVPSDARAVELYQDLVRQHSHIDFPELLTGKALEVLYYLDQPRTVSEIADRSDNYRNTVNRVLKRFRNRGLIGTDDGRYDFNADFVRLHEFARELVHHLHRERLEAVAPKGTILWEGYDEFLAQAETEIDAEGFYETGLARFAAFDLQFLLTGHRYYFYSEELDAVLPAELCCHTLLIDDGSRHRSYCLLLLSRVDIDEENLREQAAKYELEDEIDALLRYLETHGEVDDDRLPEWDEFQELAADYEVPLPQ, from the coding sequence GTGCTCCGACGCATCGAACTCGAGGTCCTCGCTACGGTTGACCGCGGTGACACGATCTCCGAGCTCGCGGCGAAGCTCGACCACAGCGAGAGTTACCTCTCTCGTGCCGTCGCCGACCTCGTCGAGAAGGGGATCGTCTACACGGAACGCGACGGCCGGCGAAAACGGGTCGTTCCGTCGGATGCTCGCGCCGTCGAACTCTACCAAGATCTCGTCCGTCAGCACTCCCACATCGACTTCCCCGAGCTGCTGACCGGTAAGGCACTTGAGGTGCTGTACTACCTCGACCAGCCGCGAACCGTCTCCGAAATCGCCGACCGGAGCGACAACTACCGCAACACGGTCAACCGAGTCCTCAAGCGGTTTCGCAACCGTGGTCTCATCGGGACGGACGACGGCCGCTATGATTTCAACGCTGATTTCGTCCGCCTCCACGAGTTCGCACGTGAACTTGTACACCATCTGCATCGCGAACGCCTCGAAGCCGTCGCCCCGAAGGGCACGATTCTTTGGGAGGGATACGACGAATTCCTCGCTCAGGCCGAGACGGAAATCGACGCGGAGGGGTTCTACGAAACCGGCCTCGCTCGATTCGCGGCCTTCGACCTCCAGTTCCTGCTCACCGGCCACCGCTACTACTTTTATTCCGAGGAGCTCGACGCAGTCTTGCCGGCGGAGCTCTGCTGTCACACCCTCTTGATCGACGACGGCAGCCGCCATCGCTCGTACTGCCTCCTTCTACTCAGCCGCGTCGACATCGACGAGGAGAATCTCCGAGAGCAGGCGGCGAAGTATGAGCTTGAAGACGAAATCGACGCCTTGCTTCGCTACCTCGAGACGCACGGCGAGGTCGATGACGACCGGCTCCCAGAGTGGGACGAGTTCCAGGAGCTGGCGGCTGACTACGAGGTGCCACTCCCACAATGA